AATTCGATCCTGCGACGCGCAATCCCTATTTCAACTACGAGGATGAAGACGGTTCCAAACACACGGTTTGGTTTCTGGACGGCGCAACGGCGTTTAACCAGATGCGCGCTTCCAGGCAATTTCATCCGGCAGGATTTGCGTTGTGGCGAATGGGTTCGGAAGACCCTTCTCTGTGGAGCGTGTTTGGCCGTGAACAAATGGACGCCGCGCCTGATGGTTTGCAAAAGATTGTTTATGGATACGACGTGGATTTCGAAGGCATGGGCGAAATCCTGCAATTCGAGGCTGCGCCGAAAGAAGGCAAACGTTTCATCAACGTGGACGCGCGCAGCGGGCTGATCGCCGACGCACATTATCTGAGCATCCCTTCCTCATACGTTTTGCGCCGCACGGGTTGGCAAACCGGCAAAGTCGCGCTGACCTTTGACGACGGCCCGGATGAAACATGGACGCCGCAGATTCTGGACATTCTGAAGCGCGAACACGTTCCCGCCACGTTTTTCATCATCGGGCAAAACGGCCAGGCACATCCGCAACTGGTCAAACGCATCGTCGCCGAAGGCCACGACATCGGCAATCATTCCTTCACGCACCCGAACCTGGGAGAAATTCCGGGCAAATTGACCGAGTTGGAATTGAACGCCACGCAACGATTGATCGAAGCCTTGACCGGACGTTCGACGCGATTATTCCGCGCACCGTATTTTGGCGATGCCGAACCACAAACTGCCGACGAAGTGGAACCGGCAGCCATCGCCAACCGATTGGGCTACATCATCGTCGGATTGCGCGTAGACCCGGACGATTGGGCGCTGCCTGGCACGGATGAAATTGTAAAGCGCACTGAAGCCGCACTCACAAACTCGAATCCGGACGAGCGCGGCCAGATCGTGTTGTTACACGACGGCGGAGGCGACCGCGCGCAAACCGTTGCCGCATTGCCACGGTTGATTCACGAATTGCGCGCTCAAGGATATCAATTTGCCACCGTTTCGGAACTTGCCGGATTGACTCAGGCGCAAACCATGCCGCTGCTGCCCCCTGAACAAGGCTGGATGGCGCGTGCGGACAAACTGACGTTTTACATCTTCGCCGTCGGTGGGTGGTTGATCCGCTGGATGTTTCTAATTGGCATCGTGCTCGGATTGTCGCGCATGCTGTTCATTGGCGCGCTGGCATTGGCGCAATACATTCGCTGCGCAACATTCAGGCGGAATTCAACCGCCAGACGAAATTCAATCGCCCAAACTGTTCCTGCCGAAGCCAGGACAGCAAAGATGGTTTCGGTCATCATCGCGGCTTACAACGAAGAGAAAGTCATCGCGCAAACGGTAAGGAGTTTGCTGGCGTCGGAGTATCCGAACGTTGAAATCATCGTCGTGGATGACGGTTCGATAGACGCCACCGGCCAAGTGGTTCAGGAACAGTTCGGCCTGGAACCACACGTGAGATTGTTTACGCAACCCAACAAAGGCAAAGCCGAAGCATTGAATTATGGATTGCGCCACGCGACAGGCGACATCGTCGTTGCCATGGACGCAGACACGATCTTTCCTGCGCAAACCATCGGAGCGTTAGCAGTGCATTTCGACAATCCGCGCGTCGGCGCAGTCGCGGGCAATGCCAAAGTCGGCAACCGCATCAATCTGGTCACGCGCTGGCAAGCGCTGGAATACATTACTGCGCAAAATATGGATCGGCGCGCATTCGCATTGCTCAACGGCATCACGGTCGTTCCCGGTGCGGTCGGCGCCTGGCGGCGCGAATTGCTGGATCGAATTGGCGGCTTCGCGTCGGATACGCTGGCCGAAGATCAGGATTTGACGCTGAAAGTGCGCAAGCTCGGTTACAAAATCGAATACGCCGAAGAAGCCATTGGCTGGACGGAAGCGCCGGACAATTTGGGCGGATTGGCGAAACAGCGTTTTCGATGGTCGTTCGGTACGCTGCAATGCATGTGGAAACATCGCGATGCGTTGTTTCGTCCGCGATTTGGCGCACTGGGATTTTTGGCGATGCCAAACACCTGGTTGTTTCAAATTCTGTTTCCGCTGATTTCACCCGTCATGGACTTGCTGTTCCTCTGGACGCTCGCTTCTTACTCGATCCAACGAATGGAACATCCCCAGGAGTATTCGGTCACGAACCTTAACCAGGTGCTGTTTTATTACGCGTTGTTTCTGGCGGTGGACTGGCTGGCGGCGGCGTTTGCCTTTGCGCTGGAGCGCCGCGAACAGTGGAACCTGCTCTGGAGCCTGTTTTTGCAACGGTTTTGTTACCGGCAAGTGATGTATTACGTGATGGTGAAATCGGTTTGGACTGCCACACGCGGCGTCATTGTGGGATGGGGCAAGCTGGAACGAAAAGCCACCGTTACCGAACTCAGAAAGTCGCACCCCGCCCAAACAGAGAGGTTCGACACGTTGTACCCTCCGGTTTAGATTCGCCAACACCCTCTCTCAGCCTCGCTAATTTTCTCAACTACATCCAGTTAGCGCTGCGGCGGCGTAGTTCAAAGTGGTGTCACTCGAAAAGGGTTCATCGCTGCAAATAAGCCGCTGGAAAAGCTCCGCGCAAACGTGTAGCTTATTATCTGCTCCCAATTAGAAAATAACATTGAGGTATCAAATGAGAAGAAGGAGTTTGGAGATTTTATTTACCAGCAAGTGGGTTAATGCTCTGATACGTGGCGCTTTTGTGTCACTCATCTTTTGTCTGGGTTCGGTTGGCTCGTTCGGCCAACAAACCCAGGTTCGCACACGAGTTCGCGTCACAACCCAGGACGAAACCGGACAGCCGGTCGCGGGCGTCGCGATTCAGATCAAACTCAAAAACGATATTGTTTCGACCATCATCAGCGATGACAAAGGCGAAGCCGTCGCCACAAACTTTCCGGCCGGCACATACGACATCACTGTTTCCAAAGACGGCTTTCAACCTCGCACCCAAAGCAAGGTCGAGGTGAATGCTGGAACGGAGGTAGACATCAAGTTTGTGATGGTCCCCCAGATTTCCGTCAAAGACGAAGTCAACGTCACAGCCAACACCGCCGATAATCCGCCGGAACAAACGTCTTCGACGCCAATTGAGCTACAGCGCGTGACGATGCGCGAACTGCCAACAGCGACCAATTCCGTAAAAGACGCGCTGCCGCTGCTGCCCGGAGTCGTGCGCTCTCAGCAGGGCGAAATCAAGATTTCCGGCACAGGCGAAAACCGCAGCGCTTTTATCGTCAATTCCGCCGACGTGACTGATCCGGCGACAGGCCAATTCGGAATGACCGTTCCGGTGGACAGCGTGGAATCTATCAACGTCTTCAAAACGCCGTATCTGGCTCAATATGGACGATTTACCGCCGGAGTCGTTTCGGTGGAAACTCGGCGCGGCGGCAGCAAATGGAATTTCGAGCTAAACGACCCGTTTCCGGAATTCCGTTATCTGAACGGTCACCTGCGCGGATTACGCGACGCGACGCCGCGCGTGGTATTCAACGGCCCGCTGATCAAAGACAAACTGTTTCTTTCCGAAGGAACCGAATACACCATCGCCAAACGCGCCGTGCAGACACTGGAGTATCCAAATAAGGAAACCATTTCGGAATCGGTCAATTCCTTCACGCAGTTGGATTACATCGTGTCGGCCACGCATACCTTGACCGGGACTTTTCACCTGGCTCCGCGCAAAGACCAGTTTTATGGTTTGAATTTTTTCAACCGCCGCGAAGTCACACCGAATTTCAGCGGCAAGGATTACACCGGAACACTGATTGACCGGCTGACGATTGGCAGCAATCTGTTGGAAAGTTTGGTTTCGGTGAAAGATTATGACGCGGCGGTTTGGGGCCAAGGCGTCGCTGAAATGACGCTGACGCCAACCGGCAATCACGGAAATTATTTCAGCCAACAGAATCGCCAAGCCACGCGCGCGGAATGGACGGAGACATTGTCGCTGCAACCGATCCGCAACATCGGTTCGCATAACTTGAAATTCGGCAGCATTATTTCGCGCACAACCAATGATGGACAGTTCCTGGCACGTCCGGTCAATATCCTGGATGCCAACAACAATCTGTTACAGCGAATTGAATTTGTTGGCGGTTCGCAGTTCGACCTGACCGATCTGGAAACGCATTTCTTCGGGCAGGATCATTGGAACATCACGCAAAAGCTGGCAATGGACATCGGTCTGCGATTTGAACGCCAGGGCATCACTGAAACCTTGCGCTTTGCTCCTCGCATAGGACTGGCGTGGACTCCGTTCGGCAATCAAAAAACAGTGTTCCGTACCGGTTATGGTTTCTTTTATGACCGCGTGCCGCTGAGCGTTTACGCGTTTGATAAATACCCGGAGCAGTTGATTACCAGCTACGCGCCTGATGGAAGCATCCTTGATGGCCCGCGCCGGTTTGCCAACATCACCGACCGCGCCCTGGGCAGCAAGAACCCTTTCCTGCACGGCGGATCAAACATCGGCAACTTTGCGCCATACAGCGGCACCTGGAATGTCGAACTGGAACACGCCTTTGCGCGCTATCTGAAGCTACGTATCAATTACCTGAGCAGCAACTCCGAAGGCATCGTGACCGTCGAGCCAAGAGTTGTCCAAGGAAAAGATGCTTTGGTGTTGGGCGGAGGCGGCCAATCCCGCTACCGGCAATTTGAAATCACCGGCAAAATAAGCTGGGGCGAACAAAAACAAAACCTGTTTCTGTCTTATGTTCACAGCAGCTCGCGTGGAAACATCAACGAATTCAATACCTACATCGGCAACTTTCCGTTTCCAGTGGTGCGACCGGATCAAAACGTACGGCTGAGCGCCGATTTGCCGCATCGCTTTCTGGGTTGGGGAACGTTCAACCTGCCGTGGAAGCTGCGCTATTCGCCGATTGTCGAATTCCGCAACGGCTTTCCCTACTCAGAACTCGACGCCACACAGCAATACGTCGGCGAAGCGAACAGCTTGCGGTTTCCGAAGTTCTTCTCCTTCGACAGCCGCGTTTCCCGTGATTTCCAGATCAACCCGAAATATGCGTTTCGCTTTTCGCTGAGCGGGTTTAACCTGACCAATCACTTTAATCCGCTGGACGTTCACCGCAACGTCGCCGATCCGCTGAATGGCCAGTTTTTCGGGAATTACCGGCGATTTTTCCGACTGGATTTCGACGTAATCTTTTAAGCATTCTTCTCTCCCACGAAGAAACATGAACGTAGACTGGTTGCGTCGTGAGACTTCGTGGGAGAGTTTCAGCTATCGCCGCCGCCGTTTCTTCCCGCCTCTGACTGTGGATTTGATCGTTGACCAGATCAAATCCGCCGCGGTGTGAGACAGTGCCCCCAAACAAAGCCCTAAAAATCCCGCCCACAAGTAATTTTTGTCGGCTTGTCCATACAGCGAAAACAAATCGCCTTTGACCAGATTGAATTCCGCCGTCCAAGTGGTCTGCATTCCGCGAAGGTAGGTGTGGCGCAAATACAGCAGCGTCGCCGCAACCAGCGAAAACATCAACGTGAAGTAAACGACGCGAACGGCTGTTCCCAACACCGGCCCATGCGACAACGTTGAACGATGCGGCATCGCGACTTGATACGGTTTCCAGATAAACCGCAATGGCCCCCAACGATTGTATGGGCGGCTTTGCAAATCCAGGTCAGGCCCGAACATCAATCCGGCAAACAGCATCGCCAAAGTAGCGATAATGGACATTGCGTGATCGCCTCCCCAATACATTTCCGCCGCCAGATAGGTAAACGGCGTCAACGCAAACGTAATGGTGTCGTGCGTGTTGGCGTTTGGCATACATCAAACCTCCGACAGTTTGCCCGCACAATGAATGTTGTACCCGCGTTTCAGACGTGCAACGGAACTTACCCGACAGGTTCGCTGTGGTCAAGAGATTAGTTGATGAGGTGGGTGTAAACTTCAATGGCGCGTTCGGCCATCAGCTTGACGCTGTAGTGCTCACGGACTGCGGATGCACCGCGTTTGCCCATGTCGTCGGCGAGTTCGGAATTTTTCCAGAGCGAATAAATCGCATCGGCCAACCCTGCCGAGTCTTCCGGTTCAAACAGCAAACCGCCCTGCGTGCGTTCCAGAATTTCGGGGAAAGAACCGTGACGAGGCTGAATGACGGGCACTCCGCTGGCCATTGCTTCCAGAATGGATAATCCTTTGGCTTCGGCATACGTCGTCGGCACGGATACAACGTCCACATTGCGAAAGAAATCCAGCTTGCCTTCGCGTTCCACAGCGCCGTGATAGCGAAATTCGTTCGCCAAACCAGCCGTGCTCAATTTATGTTCGATTTCCTGCAAGTAAGGTTTGTGTTCCGGCGCAAGATAGCCTGCGGCTTCGAGTTTGGCGGAAGGAAAATCGTCCCGTAGCCGCAACAACCGGTACGCTTCGGCTAGCACATGCAAGCCTTTTTCCGGCGCAACACGAGCAAAGTAACCAATCGTGAACGGTTCGTTGCTTCGCGGCTTTCTTGGAGACGGATTTTCGTAATCATTCAAGTTGATTCCCAAAGGAACAACGTGAATTTTGCTGCGCGGAATGCTCAGGTAATCGGCCATAAAATCGGCGTAATAGCCGCTGACGGCGATAAACCCGTCCACATATTCGGCTTGTTCGCGAATCAACCGAATCGCCTCGCTGCGGTACGGTTCGCGCATTCCGTCCAAAAATAAATCTTCGCCTTGCAGCGTGCAGCAAATCGGCAACCCGGTCGCTTCTTTGATCGGTTTGGCCAATCCGATCAGCATGGAATTTTGCATGTCCACGATTTCAAACCCGGCTGGCGGCGGAGGTTCGGTTTTCAACCAGTCAATGAATTTGCCGATTTCTTTTCGCTGGTGACCGTGTTCGCCTTTCAGAATGGAAATTGTCAATTCGCACAATGAATCGGGATCAACGGCGATGGATCGTTTCGACGCCGCTTTAAGTACAAACTGCGAATCCCACAATTTATCCAACCAACGCGGCGTATGACGAAAGATGGCCGAATGCTGCTCCAAATAAACACTGATGCCGCCAAAGAAAACTTTGTCGTTGCTGACGTTGGGTTCATCGGTCAGCGGCGTCGTGTACAGCGGTTGCAACGTGACTTCGTGGCCCTGGCGCAGCAATTCCGACGCGAGCGCGTTGTCGCGCAAACAACTGCCGCAATACATCCCAGCGGCTCCGGCTGTCAGGTAAAGAATCTTCATCGTTGCAATTAAGCTGCTGCTGCCCGTTGGAACGCACGCCGCGCATACAAATGTTCAAACAAATTTCCTTCGTGGGGTTGATCCCAGGCGATTTTCATCGTCGGAATCGCGCCAATGTTCAGCCGATCCACGTGCGGTGAAGCCACCAGTTTGTTGATCAACTTCAGATCGTTGGTGATTGCCGTCACGACCAGCGATGGTCCAAAAGCTTCCGGCATCTCTTCCGGCCTGACCTCGACCACGCTGGCGAAGGGGAACAGAAATTCTCGGTTGGCCAACGGATGGTTGTGGTTTTCGACATGCACAATAGTCGGCAGCAGATACGTTGCGCCGTCCACTTCCACCAATCGCTTGCCGCGCACTTTTGCCGAAACATCCGTCGCGCCGGATTCACGCAAGCCGGAATCCACAATCGCCGAAATGCGTTTCGCTACATCGGCATTGGCAAACGGAGCGAGCAAAGCTTCGGGGTCTTCGGGCTGTCGAGGAATGATTTTGGCAACGCGTTCCGCCAAAGCCTTTGCGATTTCGTTTCCGTGACGCGTCACCCAAACGCCCGAAGCATTGATGCACGAACGTCCGCCGTTTTCCGTGATCGAAGCGACCATCACATCCAGATAGTTTTCCCAATCGTCTACCACGTCATCGCCCAGCACGACTTTGCTGTAGCCCGTGCCGTGCAATTCAATGCGCGGATCGCTGGCGTATTTGCCCACCGTAGAAGAATCTCCGAAGAACATTCCGCGTCCGCAGGATTGCAAAATCGCGCCTGCTCCGCCGTGATCCGCAGGGTAGTATCCAAACGCTTCTTTCGGCACTCCTGCATTGATCAGGGCCTGCGCGATGCGATACGGCGACCAAGGCTCGCTGCTGCCTGGTTTCAACACCAACGGCACTTTCATCGCAATCGAAGGAATCCACAAGCTGTGAACGCCCGGCGAATTGCTCGGCAAAATTACGCCAAGTGAGTTCGTGCGCGGAAAGAAACTGACGGCGTGGCCTTCGTGCGAGCCAAACCCGTCATCCAGAATTTTCAGATCAATACCGCGCGTCAACCCATCGAGCACGGATTTCATTTCCGCCATTACGCCACTGATCTTCGCCATGTTTTTGCGCACCAGCACGTGTGGCATTCCCGTCGTCGCCGACAACTGGCGGACATAATCATCCGGCGTTTGCGATTGGTCAGCGACGGGCAAGGTGTCGTTCATAAAGGAATCCGCCGCCTTCCGGCACATCGCAATCAACTGTTCCGTCGTGAATGCAGCCAGCATCGCCTGAATAGCGTCCAGATCGCGCAAATCGCGCCGAATCAATCCGGGATTCGCCAGACTGAGTTCGACAAACGTTTCCCGCGTCCGAAAGTGCGGCACGCGCGAAACATCAACACTTTTATACGGATTGCCTTTGCGAAGAATGGGTATGTGTAACATAGAAAATACAATGTTCCTTCCTGCGGTTCATTCAAGCCATGACCAGTTGCTGATATGCTCGCTCGACAGTGGCAGGCACGTTCATCACAACGAAACGGTCTGCGCTATAAAGGTAGCTTTCGCCGCTTTCGTCCACCACTCGCAACATCCCTTCGGCTTCAGCCTCGGCGTCACTGATAACCTGATAAAGTTTCATCAGTTCGAGTGAAGCCGGGTAACCTTCGTTGTTTACGCAAATGCCAAATGTCAGTTTAGCTTGGCTTTTCTTTTTATTCATAACGCTCAATCCAAAAACTTCGTGATCTTGAATTCCTTTTTGCCGATGCCGTGCGCTTCGTACCAGTGAACTTCAGCGTAACGCAAATTACCGCTTGGCAACCGCACCGTCGCTTCGCCTTTTAGCTTACGCCAACGTCCTTTGCCATACCAACGCCACAGTCGCCGACGATCCCGGATGCTGAGGTTGATCGCAATGGTTTGGATATTCGTGATTTCCCCGGCCAACTCAAAATCCATCGAAACACCTTTTCCCGTCTCACTGACCACGCGGCAACGCTGCCGGAAGATGATTCTTCAAAATCCAAAGCCTGAAAAGGTCGACCGCAAAACAATACCGATCCTCGCGCATTTCCACAATCTCTTTGCGGCTCAGGCTCTGCGCCGCCGCTTGGTACTGGTGTCAGCCGCTCCCGTTCCCAGCGCCCGCAAGACTTCGCGCTCGACTTTGGCGCATTCTTCCCAGTTGTTGTGGAAGTCAACGCATAAATTTGCGACGGATTGCGAGAGCAAGTAAAGCGGCTTGCAGAGGACCGAGAATCGCTTCTAACGTGACGAGTGTTTGTCCAGTGCTAGTAACAGGGCGCGGCTCTGGTTTCTGCAAACTCATCACTCCAAGGCTGTAGGTCAAGGCTTTCGTGAGGGGCAAAGGGCGTCGAACTTCATCGCTCACCACGGTGACCATAGGCATACTTGGGGTTGGTTTGCGCTCGAAACCTGTAACGCAGTAAGCACCAGCAAACAATATCCAGAGGACAAACAACACCATAACTGCGCGTGTTATTCGTTCACCATAACCACTCGCAAGCCAGTAAAGCCAATGCAAAGTTTGTAGCCTAAACCAATAAATTTTCAGAAAACTCCATGCCCTTTCACGCGTTCTACTGAGCCTACCTAAGCTATTCTCGCGTACAAGTGATCTAGCTATTCTTACTGCGCTTCTCTTGAATACACTCCACTGCTTCGCCAACACCTTCTCACCACGTAGCGATTCTAACCGCTGCATATCCATCGCCCAGTAACGAAACTCAGATGCCTCCCTATACCGGTGATTCTCTTCAGCGTTAATAGCTAATTGGCGGTAGGCAATAGATAGCAGATAGTATGACGAAGTCCCCACGTGGTGACGCAAACCGGCGATTTCTCGCTTGCGACCTTTGGTCCAACGTACATTGACGAACTCAAATTTACGGGCATCCACATTGATGAACCAATGGGGCCGTAGCTTGAGTGAATGAAAGGAGGCGCGCTCCGGCTTCTCAATTCTGGCATGTTGCAAGTTCAAGTATGAGCAATCGCCAAAAACAGGTTGATCCTTATTCCCGGCAAATCTCACGTAAGAGGCAAAGGTACTGTGGTTAAAGTCAGCGTCTGCGGTAAAAATGGCAGAAGCAAAGTCGGCATCTGCGCTGAAAGTGGCGTTGCTAAAGTCTGCACGGGCATTAAAAGTTGTTTCTTGAAATTTTGTGGTAGCACCGAAATTGGCAGAATAAAAGAATGCATCATCCTCAAACTTGGCAAAGGAAAAGATAGCATTCGAGCTAAATTTGGCAGCACCGAAGACTGACCTCTTGAATTTAGCGCTGCTGAAGTCTGCAATCGCGCTGTATTGGGTTTTCGCGAAATCAGCATCTATACTAAAGTTGGTAAACCTAAAGTCGGCATCTGCCCTAAAGGTTGCGTTATTGAAGCTGACATCCGCAGTTCCAAAGCGTGTGTCCGCAGTAAAGACGGCTTTGAAAAAGTTGGCAACGCCGCTGAAGATGGCACAGCTAAAGTCAGCAGGCGCGTTGAATTGAACCCTGGAGAAGCTGGCTCCTTCAGGAAACCATACGCCACGAAAGTCGAAGTCTTTTGCCTCGAGCTTCTTTTGCAGAACAGAATTGAAAGCTGTGGTTTTGTCTTGATTGGGATAATGCAGTACGCAGTAACTGCGGCCTTCATGCTCACGGAAAAACCCTTCCCTCGCGCAAGCTGAACGCATCCATTCTTCACAGGCGCAAACGAATTCACGTTCGGATTGCGTGTCTAACGCAAACTCCACAGACACGGCTGAACTGTCCGTTTGGTTGGTCATGATTTCAGCGATTGATGCGCGTCACGACTTTGTTCCCTGCGCCGCGTTTGATCGTGCGTTTGACGAATTGCTCAACCAGTGGGCGCAGCAACCATTTTGCGCCATCCTGTTCGATGGAACGAAGTGAGCCATTCGCCACGGCCAGTTCCAGCATCGTCACCGGAACATCGAATTCGCGCGCGGCGGCGTTGTAGCTCATCAAATCTTTGCTGTCATAAACACTCATGCGTAGTTTCTCCTGAAATTCGGGCTTGAAAAATTGATGCGGAAGAAGCGTGATGATAGGGATGGGGTTGGAACGTGTCAAAGCTGTCCTGGCAAAATCGTAGAGCTTGAAATTCTCCGCCTCGCCCCACTACAATCCGGCTCGCTTATCCGATCTCACCAACGTTTTAACGGAGAGAATTTATACGATGGACTGTCAGCAATTTGAAGATTCAATCAGCGATTATCTGGATTGTGGTTTGGCGCGGCCGGTGCGGCGCAGCTTTTGCGAACATCTGTTGGCTTGCCGCCCTTGCCATCAAACATTTAATGACGTGCGCACGGTACTGGATGCCTGTTATGTGATCCGCGAATCGAATATCGGCTCCGCCGATGCCGCTTCGGGAATCGAGCAGCGCATCATCAGCGCCATTACCGTGGGCGAAATGCTCAGTTGCCGGACGCTGGACGCGCTGATTCTGGAATACTTCGAAGGCAACATTGAAAGCTCTTACGAAACCATCTTCAACGAACATTTTGCCGTTTGCGACGATTGCCGCCGATTGGTCGAAGGCGTGCGCGAATCCCTGGAAGAACCCGAAGCGGTCGAGGTTCCTGTGAAATTGTACGACCGCATCTTCGCCGCAACCGTTGGATTACGCCGAATTGCCTGACCGGTAACTCCCCGACGATCTTGATGCAATTTCCAAGCGAGCAATCGAAATTCCTCAGCAAAATTGTCTTGTGTTTTTCACTGTTGGGGCTGAGTTCAATTAGCAGCTTTGCTCAACAGACTGAACCGGAAAAGAAAGTCGCCAATCCGATTGGCGTCGCCGACCAGCAACGACAATCCAATCGGCAAACCAAACTTACAATCACGACCCAGATTGAACCCGGCCAGGCCCAGGAAGTCACTTTTGTTTCCGAAAAGCAGGAAGCAATCGGCGAAAAGGGCGAAATTGTCGTGATGACCGGCAAAGCTCAAATTACGTACGGTGATGTCATCGTCATCGCCGACCGCGCAACGTACAACAAAATCACCGACGATCTGTTGGCCGAAGGAAATGTTTACTTTGAACAACAGGGACAACGCATTATCGCCGACCGCATAGAGATCAATTACAAAACCAAACGCGGGGTCATTACCAACCCAACGGCATTCACCAGCACGACTCGTGACGGAACAACGTTGGTCGTTGACGCTTCCCGCGCAGACAAAATCAGTGACGACACCTACACGCTGGAAAACGCCAAGCTGACTGCTTGCCAGGAAGCTGTGCCGAAATGGGCTTTTACCGCAAAACGCGCCCGCATACGGTTGGAGCATCGCGCCAAGGTGTACAACGCGCTGCTGCGAATCAAAAACGTTCCGGTGTTTTATCTGCCGTACGCCTCGATTTCGATCAGCAAGAAAGATCGCTCCTCGGGGTTTCTGCTGCCGACATCCGGATCGTCTTCGATCAAGGGGCGAACGTTGCACCTGGCGTATTACCAAACCCTGGGGCGAAGCGCGGACGTGCTGGCCAGAACAGACATTTTCAGCAAACGCGGCATTGGCGTCGGCTTCGATTTTCGTGCGCGAACCAACGAAACCTCCAAAATCAATTTCGGGTCTTTTTTGGTTTTCGACCGGCTGTTTGGAGACAAAGGCCCGGATCAAGGCGGCAGCAGTTTTTACGCCGATGCGGTTCATAATTTCAAAAACGGCTTTGTCGCTGTAGCCGACGTAAATATCACATCTTCGTTCGCGTTTCGCCAAATTTTCTCCGATAACATTCTGTCCGCTATTTCGCCCGAAGAGCGGTCGCTGTTTTACCTGAACAAAAACTGGCGCTCGTTCAGCTTCAACGCGCAATTCGGCGAACAAAGCTCTTTTATCGGTGAATTTGATCAAAAGGGCAATTTTGTCTCTGACCAAATCGTCAAAGTCCGCAAGTTTCCCAGCGTCGAACTGAATAAACGCCCGACACAAATTTCCGAACACATCCCGTTTTACTTCTCTTTTGATTCGGCGTTGGAAGGCGTGCGCCGCAGCGAAACATCCGCCGATCAGTTCAAACTGAAAACGCCATCGGTGGTTCAGCGCCTGGATTTCGCGCCGCGATTGACGTTCCCGCTGAAATCCTTTGCGGGATTCACAGTTACGCCCAGCATCGGAGTCCGCTCGACGTTTTATAGCGATAGCCTCGACCCGGTCACGCGCCAGGTCACTGGACAGAATCTGTTTCGAAACTACGTAGACCTTGATGTGGACGTGCGACCGACAGCGCTGGCCAAGGTGTATCGTCACAATGACGGAACGGCGTGGTTCAAACACATCATCGAACCATTTATCGAATATCGCCGCATCGAAGGCATTGATGAATTCGATCGCACCTTGCGCGTGGATGAACGCGATGTGATCGCCGAAACCAACGAAATCGCCTTTGGCATCAGCAATAGCATTCTGGTCAAACGCTCGCCCGGCGAGGGCCAAGCTCCGCAAACGCACGAGTTTCTGAACGTGACGCTGACGCAAAAATACTTTTTCGATCCTACCTTCGGCGGCGCATTGCACGACGGCGAACGCAATCAATTCTTCCCTATCAATACGTTGGGGGGATTTTCCTTTGGTGCAATTCAGCGGGATGTATCTCCGCTCAATGTCAAAGCCAGAGTCCGCCCGACGCAAACCATCTTTGCCGACGTGCGGCTGAATTACGACACGAAGTTTCACGACTTGCGCGATTTCATCGTC
This region of Acidobacteriota bacterium genomic DNA includes:
- a CDS encoding LPS-assembly protein LptD, yielding MQFPSEQSKFLSKIVLCFSLLGLSSISSFAQQTEPEKKVANPIGVADQQRQSNRQTKLTITTQIEPGQAQEVTFVSEKQEAIGEKGEIVVMTGKAQITYGDVIVIADRATYNKITDDLLAEGNVYFEQQGQRIIADRIEINYKTKRGVITNPTAFTSTTRDGTTLVVDASRADKISDDTYTLENAKLTACQEAVPKWAFTAKRARIRLEHRAKVYNALLRIKNVPVFYLPYASISISKKDRSSGFLLPTSGSSSIKGRTLHLAYYQTLGRSADVLARTDIFSKRGIGVGFDFRARTNETSKINFGSFLVFDRLFGDKGPDQGGSSFYADAVHNFKNGFVAVADVNITSSFAFRQIFSDNILSAISPEERSLFYLNKNWRSFSFNAQFGEQSSFIGEFDQKGNFVSDQIVKVRKFPSVELNKRPTQISEHIPFYFSFDSALEGVRRSETSADQFKLKTPSVVQRLDFAPRLTFPLKSFAGFTVTPSIGVRSTFYSDSLDPVTRQVTGQNLFRNYVDLDVDVRPTALAKVYRHNDGTAWFKHIIEPFIEYRRIEGIDEFDRTLRVDERDVIAETNEIAFGISNSILVKRSPGEGQAPQTHEFLNVTLTQKYFFDPTFGGALHDGERNQFFPINTLGGFSFGAIQRDVSPLNVKARVRPTQTIFADVRLNYDTKFHDLRDFIVGAGLTKGIFSISQSWFYTRRIAVDQFKFDPSTLPGNQMDISAFLGNPSKGPYGGFTVSYDLRDKLFNGGVRDQKLINLTTSTGWAWDCCSLNIQTITFNAGLRNENRIVFAFTLKGIGSFGTENIGQRRR